A section of the Halopiger aswanensis genome encodes:
- a CDS encoding TIGR04053 family radical SAM/SPASM domain-containing protein, with product MRPGHVDTSERPFVLIWEVTQACALACDHCRADAQEKRHPDELSTAEGKRLLEDAAEFGEGQLVVLSGGDPLVRDDIEELVDYGTDLGLRMTITPSGTHSLTADRIEALADAGLKRMAVSFDGASAGTHDEFRGEDGSFEETVRAVEDARAAGLPVQVNTTVCRQTVGELPEIRDLLRDLGAVLWSVFFLVPVGRGRVLEPIDPDEADAVMGWLNDVSDEEPFGVKTTEAPQYRRVAMQRATDGSSGGGRPGPGSGTGPGPGGPKSDDGDGIGRRTGIIAGDGFAFVSHTGEVFPSGFLPESAGNVRDEPLPDVYRDSALFQSLRDRDNLEGKCGSCPYRHVCGGSRSRAYAHTGNPLASDPLCPYVPDAYDGPLPWEDASTLERQASGD from the coding sequence ATGAGACCTGGTCACGTCGATACGTCGGAGCGGCCGTTCGTTCTCATCTGGGAGGTCACCCAGGCCTGCGCGCTCGCCTGCGACCACTGCCGGGCCGACGCACAGGAGAAACGCCACCCCGACGAACTCTCGACGGCCGAAGGCAAGCGCCTGCTCGAGGACGCCGCCGAGTTCGGCGAGGGGCAGTTAGTCGTCCTCTCGGGCGGCGATCCGCTCGTCCGGGACGACATCGAGGAGTTGGTCGACTACGGCACCGACCTCGGCCTCCGGATGACGATCACGCCGAGCGGGACCCACTCGCTGACCGCCGACCGGATCGAGGCGCTGGCCGACGCCGGCCTCAAGCGGATGGCCGTGAGTTTCGACGGCGCGTCGGCCGGAACCCACGACGAGTTCCGCGGCGAAGACGGCAGCTTCGAAGAAACCGTCCGCGCCGTCGAGGACGCCCGCGCGGCCGGCCTCCCGGTGCAGGTCAACACGACCGTCTGTCGCCAGACCGTCGGCGAACTCCCCGAAATCAGGGATCTACTGCGCGACCTCGGCGCAGTCTTGTGGAGCGTCTTCTTCCTCGTCCCCGTCGGCCGCGGCCGCGTGCTCGAGCCGATCGATCCCGACGAGGCCGACGCGGTGATGGGCTGGTTGAACGACGTCAGCGACGAGGAGCCGTTCGGCGTCAAGACGACCGAGGCGCCCCAGTACCGGCGGGTCGCGATGCAGCGAGCGACCGACGGCTCGAGCGGCGGCGGTCGACCCGGCCCCGGTTCAGGTACCGGTCCCGGTCCCGGCGGTCCCAAATCCGACGACGGCGACGGCATCGGCCGCCGAACCGGCATCATCGCCGGCGACGGCTTCGCGTTCGTGAGCCACACCGGCGAGGTCTTCCCCTCCGGCTTCCTGCCGGAATCCGCCGGTAACGTCCGCGACGAACCGCTGCCCGACGTCTACCGCGACTCGGCGCTGTTCCAATCGCTACGCGATCGCGACAATCTCGAGGGGAAGTGCGGTTCCTGTCCGTATCGCCACGTCTGCGGCGGGAGCCGCTCGCGGGCCTACGCCCACACCGGAAATCCGCTGGCCAGCGATCCGCTCTGTCCCTACGTTCCCGACGCGTACGACGGCCCGCTGCCGTGGGAGGACGCGTCGACGCTCGAACGGCAGGCCTCGGGCGACTGA